The Bradyrhizobium barranii subsp. barranii genome segment GGTGCGGCTTTCGACCATGCCGGTGTGGGAGCAGGGCCAGCTCACGCCGCGTCCCTTCGTGCTGCGCGTGTTCGCGGCCGCGACGGCCGACGGCTGGGCCATCATGCCCGGCGGCTTCTGCCGGATCGCCGAGCAGGCGGACGCGCGCGCGGTGTCGATGGGCGACGGCGCGCGCGCCGCCGACGTCTGGGTGGTCTCGGACAAGAAGGTCTCGATCGCGACGCTGCTGCCCGCGACCGACAAGGTGCGGATCCGCCGCATCGCCGGCGTGCTGCCGAGCCGTGCCGCGGACAATCTGTTCTGGCTCGGCCGCTATCTCGAACGCGCCGAGGCGACGTTGCGGCTGGTGCGCGCGCTGGGTTCGCCGAGCGGGCCCAACAAGGGCACCGCGGCCTCGCTGCAATCGGCCGACCGCATCCAGCGCCTGCTGGTGGCGTGGGGCGCGATCTCGCAGGCCTCGCGCACTGCGCCGGGGCGCATCGTCGCCGAAGCGCTGCAGAGCCCGGAGCGTTTCGGCTCGGCGCTGTCGCTGGTGCGCGCGGCGCAGCGCACGGCGACATCCCTGCGCGAGCGGCTGTCGCCCGACGCCTGGCAGGTCATCACCGAGATGGCCGATCGGCTGGCCTACGAGGTCGAGGACGACGACGATGTGCTGAGCGCGGCCGAGCTGACCTTGCAGGAGCTTGCGAGCCTTGCGGGACTGGCGCAGGAGAACATGAACCGCGCCGCCGGCTGGCGCTTCCTCGATATCGGCCGCCGCACCGAGCGCGCCATCAACACCACGCGCTTCGCGCGCCAGTTCGCCTATGACGAGGCCTGCGACGAGGATCTCGATATCCTGCTGACGCTGGTGGACTCCCAGATCACCTACCGCTCGCGCTATCTGCTGGCACCGATCCTGGCGCCGGTGCGTGATCTCGCCGTGCTCGACAGCTACAATCCGCGTTCGGTCGCATTCCAGGTGACGACGCTGAACGAGCACATCGCTTCGCTCCCGAGCCTGAAGGAGCACGGCCTGATCGAGCAGCCGCAGCGGCTCGCGGTGGCGGTGCAGTCCATGCTGGCCACCGCGGAAGCCGAGAAGCTCGAGGTCAAGACCCTGTTCTCGCTGGAACAGGACCTGCTCAGTCTCGCCGACGCGATCGGGCTGCACTACTTCCCGCACGGCCCCAATGCGAGCCGGCCGGAAAAGCTGACGGGGCTGGCGTGATCTACGACATCCGTCACGTCACGACTTACGAATACGAGAGTCCAGTCAGCTTTGCCCGCTGCACGCTGCGGCTCGAGCCGAAGAGCGGCGACGGTCAGGAGCTGATCTCGCACAGGGTCGAGATCCGGCCGCGCCCGTCCGAGCGCCACGTCCGCCGCGACTTCTTCGGCACGCTCACCGAGAGCGTGGTGATCGAAGCCGCGCACCGAAACTTGCGCATCGACTCGCGCTCGCGCGTGTCCGTCTCGCGCAAACCGCCGGCGCGCGATGCCGTCAGCCCGCCCTGGGAGAGCATCCGCGACATCGCGTTTGAAGCAACGAGCCTCGGGCCGTCCTCGCCGGTCGGCTACGTCTTTGCGAGCCCGCTGGTGCCGGTGCTGCACCCCGTCAGCGCCTATGCGGCCACGAGCTTTGCGCCCGGCGCAGGGATCCTCGCCGGCGCGACCGATCTCATGCATCGCATCCGTACCGAATTCCGCTACGATCCGAAGGCGACGGTGATCTCGACACCGCTTGGCGAGGTCTTCGACAAGCGCCACGGCGTTTGTCAGGACTTTGCCCATGTGATGATCGCAGGGCTGCGCGGGCTCGGCCTTCCGGCAGCCTAT includes the following:
- a CDS encoding transglutaminase family protein, yielding MIYDIRHVTTYEYESPVSFARCTLRLEPKSGDGQELISHRVEIRPRPSERHVRRDFFGTLTESVVIEAAHRNLRIDSRSRVSVSRKPPARDAVSPPWESIRDIAFEATSLGPSSPVGYVFASPLVPVLHPVSAYAATSFAPGAGILAGATDLMHRIRTEFRYDPKATVISTPLGEVFDKRHGVCQDFAHVMIAGLRGLGLPAAYVSGYLRTIPPPGQPRLQGADATHAWVSLWCGAELGWVDFDPTNDLLVANDHIVLAVGRDFSDVSPVDGIIVGSPKQKLGVAVDVLLVE